Below is a genomic region from Rosa chinensis cultivar Old Blush chromosome 5, RchiOBHm-V2, whole genome shotgun sequence.
ATAAGTCATACCGTCATACCAATCAGTGGGCACGTTGTTAGTGCCCATCAGCCAGCTAAGCCACAAAAGATTTTTAATGGTGAAACCTAATTTTCATCACTCACGAGATGTGACACTGTAGATATTGAAGTGTATCTCAATTATTTGAGACCACTAAAGACCTCTCCATAACAAGTGCCACATTTTCTTAACCAAAATGCCACATGGCAGACatgaaccaaaaaaataaataaggcAACTATATATTTCTGCACCAGAAGAAATTGTCAAATTGGAGCTCGAATtatacaataagattgaaaatgCTACAATAATGTCCAGCTCTTCTGCTACATATAGAGGCAAATTTGccctaaaaagagaaaaagtatATACAGTGATGAATATGACCAATCACTAGTCTGGAATGAATACACTTTTCACATATCCCAAtcgaaaattaaataaaacaaaaaaaaattgtaataaaacaaaagaaagaaacaaaattgtggTCTTTTTGTATTAGCTGTAAAAttcagcttttttttttccctaaattcTCATCCCCATTCCCATTCTAATCATCCAAGACCCAGGCCCGGCTCCGGCGCTGCGCGTACCGACCGAACCTTGACTGGCTCCGGCTCCGACTAAATGCCCCGGACCCGGTTTCCGACCCGGTCCTCGAAGACGAATTTGACCTAAACCTCCCCAAGAACGAGGCCAAATTACGGAAAGCCCAGCCAATCCCGCGGCTCTCTCTACCTCTATTCCTCGATTGCCATAATACCCTTCTCGGAGCCCCGTTTCCGTTAAACCCGCCGTCCATTTCAGTGTACACAACCGGCAATTCGCGCTCCCCGGGTCTTCTCCCGCCCGAAAACCGACCCACGGCGAACCCGCCTCCGGGTAATCTCCAGATAGTCAACCCGGTGGTCTCCTCGTCGTGACCCGAATCCGAATTTCGGTCCACGGGCAGCTCGTGCCGGCAGACCGGGCATGAGTTTCGCATCGAGAGCCATGGGAGGATGCAATCCGAATGGTATATGTGGTTGCAAGGCATTTCCCGAGCCTCCGACCCGAATTCGAAAGCTTCTTTGCAGACCGCGCAGTGCGACTCCGACCCGACATGGGACTCGTTGATTTTAATCACCGGCATAGACTCCACGGCGGATTTGGAAGCGGGCGGGTTCTCGGGTCGGCCAAGCCCGGTGATTTCGATCTGGGACAGCTGCTCCAGCAACCGATCAAAGCCCGACCCCATTAAAAACTCGGACATGGTGGGGGGAAGCGGCCGGAGCCCCGACCCGGCAGCGTCGTCGTAGTAGAGCTCGAACGAGCTCGACTCGGAGTCATCGGCCGCGCCACGTAGGACGATGACGGGATTAAAAGGCGACCTGTCGCCGGAGCTCCGGCGGACCCGGCGGGAGGTCGGAGCCGGGTTCTGACCCGGTTCTTGATCGTGAGCATAAGAGGGCGGGAAGCGACGGTGGCGATGAGTCGGCGCCGGCGGCGGAGTCGTCTCTATCTCTTCGAGGAACCCGGTGTCGCAGTAGGGGCAGGTGACCGAGGCGTCTTGGACGAAGAGGCGGACGAAGCGGGTGCATCGGTGGCACCAATACGACGTCGTCGGCAACGGCGATGACATGGCCATGTAGATCTGAGAGGGGAAGAGTCTGGGAGAGTTttggagagaaaaagaagaagaagaagaagagagaagaatgagaaatgaaaaagtgAGGGTAGGAGGGTTTTATTAAGGCACGCGTGGAATGTGAAAAGAGGACGAAATAGGGTTCTTTACGCGGCGCGTAAGTAACACGCGGAGTTTCGATGAGAAAACGATCAGAGGATGGATTTTCGGGGTTAGGCCACTAATGGTAGTATTTACGACAGAATAAATAGAACCAAACGTCAGTAACATAACTGCTCCACTACTCTGATAAACTCAATTTCATTGGGTTATGGGTTATTTTATGAAAATAAGCCATTCGTCAACTGATCGGTCATAGCTATTATCATCTTTTA
It encodes:
- the LOC112165770 gene encoding E3 ubiquitin-protein ligase RDUF2 — encoded protein: MAMSSPLPTTSYWCHRCTRFVRLFVQDASVTCPYCDTGFLEEIETTPPPAPTHRHRRFPPSYAHDQEPGQNPAPTSRRVRRSSGDRSPFNPVIVLRGAADDSESSSFELYYDDAAGSGLRPLPPTMSEFLMGSGFDRLLEQLSQIEITGLGRPENPPASKSAVESMPVIKINESHVGSESHCAVCKEAFEFGSEAREMPCNHIYHSDCILPWLSMRNSCPVCRHELPVDRNSDSGHDEETTGLTIWRLPGGGFAVGRFSGGRRPGERELPVVYTEMDGGFNGNGAPRRVLWQSRNRGRESRGIGWAFRNLASFLGRFRSNSSSRTGSETGSGAFSRSRSQSRFGRYAQRRSRAWVLDD